Proteins from a genomic interval of Kitasatospora kifunensis:
- a CDS encoding MMPL family transporter, giving the protein MPSLLYRLGRFAYRHRRRVLALWLAVIAAVVGCMVAFGGPGKLDDTFTIPGSQSQQALDRMKTDFPASSGTSAQVVFTAPAGQKVTDPADLAAIRTALAAAKSAPQVAKVIDPLAAQTVSADGSTAIAQVQYEVTQSELASGSLDALKGAVAVAAQHQPGMDVQVGGAAYGAGASKSGGSDFIGVGVAVIILALTFGSLLTAGLPLLSAIAGVVTAIAGVLSLSGVTAISSTAQSLALMIGLAVGIDYALFIVSRHRAGLAHGTAPQESAALAVGTAGSAVVFAGLTVVIAMAGLSVVGIPYLTVMGLSAAAAVLIAVLVAITLLPALLGFAGARLTPKPGSRAMRREQAADAPSGTAVAGEPAKPAKPANAGERWFRLVTRRPLLTLLAVLVAVGALAWPAHSLRLALPDNGTSPAGSSQRLAYDQVSKEFGPGFNGPLLVLADTSHSADSTTAADRIATAIRALPDVSAVAHPVVNAQTHTALIQVIPASAPSDQATKTLVSAIRANAPTLQQQTGATIGVTGSTAVGIDVSAKLDAAMIPFAAVVVGLSLLLLLLVFRSLVVPVKAAVGFLLSVAATLGAVVGVFQLGHFSSLIGVDRAGPVSSFLPIILLAVLFGLAMDYEVFLVSRQREAYVHTGQPLSAVHSGGRHSARVVTAAALIMIAVFAAFLTSDSQMLKQIAFALAVGVLLDAFVIRMTFVPAVLALTGHAAWWLPRPLARLLPNLDIEGEQLQQQHQESQPTQLTLVKASAP; this is encoded by the coding sequence ATGCCTTCCCTGCTCTACCGCCTAGGCCGGTTCGCCTACCGGCACCGACGACGTGTGCTGGCCCTCTGGCTCGCGGTGATCGCCGCGGTCGTCGGCTGCATGGTGGCCTTCGGCGGCCCCGGCAAGCTGGACGACACCTTCACCATCCCGGGCTCGCAGTCGCAGCAGGCGCTGGACCGGATGAAGACCGACTTCCCCGCCTCCTCCGGCACCAGCGCGCAGGTGGTCTTCACCGCGCCCGCCGGGCAGAAGGTGACCGACCCCGCCGACCTGGCGGCGATCCGCACGGCGCTCGCGGCCGCCAAGTCCGCGCCGCAGGTCGCCAAGGTGATCGACCCCCTCGCCGCGCAGACGGTCTCCGCGGACGGCAGCACCGCCATCGCCCAGGTCCAGTACGAGGTGACCCAGAGCGAGTTGGCCTCCGGTTCGCTGGACGCGCTCAAGGGCGCCGTGGCCGTGGCCGCGCAGCACCAGCCGGGGATGGACGTCCAGGTCGGCGGCGCGGCGTACGGCGCGGGGGCCTCGAAGTCCGGCGGCAGCGACTTCATCGGGGTGGGGGTCGCGGTGATCATCCTGGCGCTGACCTTCGGCTCGCTGCTGACGGCCGGGCTACCGCTGCTGAGCGCGATAGCCGGTGTGGTCACCGCGATCGCCGGCGTGCTGTCACTGAGCGGCGTGACGGCCATCTCCTCGACCGCGCAGAGCCTCGCGCTGATGATCGGCCTGGCGGTCGGCATCGACTACGCGCTCTTCATCGTCAGCCGCCACCGGGCCGGGCTCGCCCACGGCACCGCGCCGCAGGAGTCGGCAGCGCTGGCCGTCGGCACGGCCGGCAGCGCGGTGGTGTTCGCCGGACTGACCGTGGTGATCGCGATGGCGGGCCTGTCGGTCGTCGGCATCCCCTATCTGACCGTCATGGGCCTGAGCGCCGCCGCGGCCGTGCTGATCGCCGTGCTGGTCGCGATCACGCTGCTGCCCGCGCTGCTCGGCTTCGCCGGTGCGCGGCTGACGCCGAAGCCAGGCTCGCGGGCGATGCGGCGGGAGCAGGCAGCGGACGCCCCGAGCGGCACCGCCGTCGCGGGTGAGCCCGCCAAGCCCGCCAAGCCCGCCAACGCCGGCGAACGCTGGTTCCGGCTGGTCACCCGCCGACCGCTGCTGACCCTGCTCGCCGTGCTGGTCGCCGTCGGCGCGCTCGCCTGGCCCGCGCACAGTCTGCGGCTCGCCCTGCCCGACAACGGCACCTCGCCGGCCGGTTCCTCGCAGCGGCTCGCCTACGACCAGGTGAGCAAGGAGTTCGGGCCGGGCTTCAACGGGCCGCTCCTCGTGCTGGCCGACACCAGCCACAGCGCCGACTCCACGACTGCGGCCGACCGGATCGCCACCGCGATCCGCGCGCTCCCCGACGTCAGCGCGGTCGCGCATCCGGTGGTCAACGCCCAGACGCACACCGCGCTGATCCAGGTGATCCCCGCCAGCGCACCCAGTGACCAGGCGACGAAGACGCTGGTCAGCGCCATCCGGGCAAACGCGCCGACGCTCCAGCAGCAGACCGGCGCGACGATCGGTGTCACCGGCAGCACCGCGGTGGGAATCGACGTCTCGGCCAAGCTCGACGCCGCGATGATTCCGTTCGCCGCCGTGGTGGTCGGGCTGTCGCTGCTCCTGCTGCTCCTGGTCTTCCGCTCCCTGGTCGTCCCGGTCAAGGCCGCGGTGGGCTTCCTGCTCTCGGTGGCCGCGACGCTGGGCGCCGTGGTCGGGGTCTTCCAACTGGGCCACTTCAGTTCGCTGATCGGCGTGGACCGAGCCGGGCCGGTGAGCAGCTTCCTGCCGATCATCCTGCTGGCAGTGCTCTTCGGGCTCGCGATGGACTACGAGGTCTTCCTGGTCTCCCGGCAGCGCGAGGCCTACGTCCACACCGGGCAGCCGCTCTCCGCGGTGCACAGCGGCGGTCGGCACAGCGCCCGGGTGGTCACCGCCGCGGCGTTGATCATGATCGCGGTGTTCGCCGCCTTCCTCACCAGCGACAGCCAGATGCTCAAGCAGATCGCCTTCGCGCTGGCCGTCGGCGTGCTGCTGGACGCCTTCGTGATCCGGATGACCTTCGTGCCCGCCGTCCTCGCCCTCACCGGTCACGCCGCCTGGTGGCTGCCGCGGCCGCTGGCCCGGCTGCTGCCGAACCTCGACATCGAGGGCGAGCAACTCCAGCAGCAGCACCAGGAGTCGCAGCCGACCCAGCTCACCTTGGTCAAGGCCTCGGCGCCGTAA
- the lysA gene encoding diaminopimelate decarboxylase, with protein MPETQVAIVPADVDLPEADRPDTGTGTGTGAVTAPRRQADQPLGSPWPASAQLTPGGEVLVSGVGLDEAADRFGTPLYVLDEAEVRARAQAYRRALPHAEVLYAAKAFLCSAMADWVAEEGLGLDVCSAGELRLATAAGFPAQRILLHGNAKTPEELRLARRLRVGRIVIDGMAEIPRLAALAIADVPQRVLIRVVPGIAAGHHSAVRTGVDGQKFGFRIAGGDAAEAISRTLAQSSLELVGLHCHLGSQITELEPYLDALDRLVELLAQVRDRHGRQLPELDLGGGHGVRYLPQDRELDPAEFATAVTGRLKARCEAHGLAVPRLIVEPGRAIVAPAGVAVYRVLSVKHTADGRTFAAVDGGMSDNPRPALYGSAYDVRLIGRASHAPTAVIDVVGRHCEAGDVLVHDAQLPADLRAGDLLAVPAAGAYQLSMASGYNLVGRPAVVAVRDGRARLLIRRETVEDFRAREVGR; from the coding sequence ATGCCTGAGACCCAGGTCGCCATCGTCCCTGCCGACGTCGACCTTCCCGAAGCCGACCGTCCGGACACCGGGACCGGCACCGGGACGGGTGCCGTCACCGCTCCCCGTCGGCAGGCCGACCAGCCGCTCGGCAGCCCGTGGCCCGCCTCGGCCCAGCTCACCCCCGGCGGTGAGGTGCTGGTCAGCGGTGTCGGGCTGGACGAGGCGGCCGACCGCTTCGGCACGCCGCTCTACGTGCTGGACGAGGCCGAGGTCCGGGCCCGCGCGCAGGCCTACCGCCGCGCCCTGCCGCACGCCGAAGTGCTCTACGCGGCCAAGGCTTTCCTGTGCAGCGCGATGGCCGACTGGGTGGCCGAGGAGGGGCTCGGCCTGGACGTCTGCTCGGCCGGCGAGCTGCGGCTGGCCACCGCCGCCGGCTTCCCGGCCCAGCGGATCCTGCTGCACGGCAACGCGAAGACTCCCGAGGAGCTGCGGCTCGCCCGCCGCTTGCGGGTCGGACGCATCGTCATCGACGGCATGGCCGAGATTCCCCGACTGGCCGCGCTGGCCATCGCGGACGTTCCGCAGCGGGTGCTGATCCGCGTGGTGCCGGGCATCGCCGCCGGCCACCACAGCGCCGTGCGGACCGGCGTCGACGGGCAGAAGTTCGGCTTCCGGATCGCCGGCGGCGACGCGGCCGAGGCGATCAGCCGCACCCTGGCCCAGAGCAGCCTCGAACTCGTCGGCCTGCACTGCCACCTGGGCTCCCAGATCACCGAACTCGAGCCCTACCTCGACGCGTTGGACCGCCTGGTCGAGCTGCTCGCCCAGGTGCGTGACCGGCACGGCCGCCAGCTGCCCGAGCTGGACCTCGGCGGTGGCCACGGCGTGCGCTACCTGCCGCAGGACCGCGAACTCGACCCCGCCGAGTTCGCCACCGCCGTCACCGGGCGTCTGAAGGCGCGCTGCGAGGCGCACGGTCTCGCGGTGCCGCGCCTGATCGTGGAGCCGGGCCGCGCGATCGTCGCCCCGGCGGGCGTGGCCGTCTACCGGGTGCTGTCGGTCAAGCACACCGCCGACGGGCGGACCTTCGCCGCCGTCGACGGCGGCATGAGCGACAACCCGCGCCCGGCGCTGTACGGCTCCGCGTACGACGTGCGCCTGATCGGCAGGGCCTCGCACGCCCCGACCGCCGTGATCGACGTGGTCGGTCGGCACTGCGAGGCCGGCGACGTCCTGGTGCACGACGCCCAGTTGCCCGCCGACCTGCGGGCCGGCGATCTGCTGGCCGTCCCCGCGGCCGGCGCCTACCAGCTCTCCATGGCCTCCGGGTACAACCTGGTCGGCCGCCCGGCGGTGGTCGCCGTGCGTGACGGACGGGCCCGGCTGCTGATCCGCCGCGAGACGGTCGAGGACTTCCGGGCCCGCGAGGTCGGTCGGTAG
- a CDS encoding S53 family peptidase, with protein sequence MRRSTFSRATTSVLGTIALFAATALTGAAPATAAFSAALGSPARPLPAAVGHRLVSGQYPAPLTSSQCQAQLQSSCYGATQLEQAYNEHPLLDRGINGTGRTIVLVDSFGSPTIQHDLDVYSKQFGIPSANVQVVKWGSVPTFDPNNSDMTGWAEETTIDVDMAHAMAPGAKIVLVETGVSETEGTTGMPEMMSAEQSLIDKGVGDVISQSFSATENTFPGFDKGDYSSLLNLRYAFKDAAAHGVSVLASSGDDGVTDSESDGSTLYPYPVTSWPPSDPLVTAVGGTSVHLDDQGNRLSPDTVWDGDGASGGGKSKVFSRPLFQLGVQNVVGGSRGVPDVSMLGDPKTGVWTYNSFGPQDNGWELWGGTSVACPIFSGVVALADQYAGHRLGNLNYGLYALGGLQQAGAPGTGINDVVGGSNAYNGVAGFPATKGYDLATGWGTVNVAQFVPAIAALG encoded by the coding sequence ATGCGACGCAGCACCTTCAGCCGGGCCACCACCTCGGTACTTGGGACCATCGCCCTGTTCGCCGCGACCGCCCTGACCGGCGCCGCACCGGCAACCGCCGCCTTCAGCGCGGCCCTGGGCAGCCCGGCCCGGCCACTGCCGGCCGCCGTCGGACACCGCCTGGTGTCCGGCCAGTACCCCGCTCCGCTCACCAGCAGCCAGTGCCAGGCCCAGCTCCAGTCCTCCTGCTACGGCGCCACCCAGCTCGAACAGGCCTACAACGAGCACCCGTTGCTCGACCGGGGCATCAACGGCACCGGCCGCACCATCGTGCTCGTCGACTCGTTCGGGTCGCCGACGATCCAGCACGACCTGGACGTCTACAGCAAGCAGTTCGGCATCCCCAGCGCCAACGTGCAGGTGGTGAAGTGGGGTTCGGTACCCACCTTCGACCCGAACAACTCGGACATGACCGGCTGGGCCGAGGAGACCACCATCGACGTCGACATGGCCCACGCGATGGCGCCCGGCGCCAAGATCGTGCTGGTCGAGACCGGTGTGTCGGAGACCGAGGGCACCACCGGGATGCCCGAGATGATGTCCGCCGAGCAGTCGCTGATCGACAAGGGCGTCGGCGACGTGATCTCGCAGAGCTTCAGCGCCACCGAGAACACCTTCCCGGGCTTCGACAAGGGCGACTACTCGAGCCTGCTGAACCTCCGCTACGCCTTCAAGGACGCGGCCGCGCACGGAGTGAGCGTGCTGGCCTCCTCCGGCGACGACGGGGTCACCGACTCCGAGTCGGACGGCTCCACGCTCTACCCCTACCCGGTGACCTCCTGGCCGCCCTCCGACCCGCTGGTCACCGCGGTCGGCGGCACCTCGGTGCACCTGGACGACCAGGGCAACCGGCTGAGCCCCGACACCGTCTGGGACGGCGACGGGGCCTCGGGCGGCGGCAAGTCCAAGGTCTTCAGCCGGCCGCTGTTCCAGCTCGGCGTGCAGAACGTGGTGGGCGGCTCCCGTGGCGTGCCGGACGTCAGCATGCTCGGCGACCCGAAGACCGGCGTGTGGACGTACAACAGCTTCGGCCCGCAGGACAACGGCTGGGAGCTGTGGGGCGGCACCAGCGTGGCCTGCCCGATCTTCTCGGGCGTGGTGGCACTGGCCGACCAGTACGCCGGGCACCGGCTGGGGAACCTGAACTACGGCCTGTACGCGCTGGGCGGGTTGCAGCAGGCCGGGGCGCCCGGAACCGGGATCAACGACGTGGTGGGCGGCTCCAACGCCTACAACGGGGTAGCCGGTTTCCCGGCCACCAAGGGCTACGACCTGGCGACCGGCTGGGGCACGGTGAACGTGGCGCAGTTCGTGCCGGCGATAGCGGCTCTCGGCTGA
- a CDS encoding ABC transporter ATP-binding protein, protein MTRERTVRSALHRLLTVAEGPGGLVAAAPPVALRQIFRRFWPYTRGGRGWMAVLLVLLVLGPAVDAAALWLFKIVIDDMLIPHNLSLFLPIAVAYAVLTVLSGGLTAANRVTSTWVSERFLVSLRSEVFRHLQGLSLGFFERRRLGDVLSRVTGDVDAVETFLLSGIVGALGQVMRLGIFIGLLLVLRWDLTLAALVIAPLFWVTARRFARLIRAASRERRRRSGSISAVTEESLGNIALVQAYNRQDWEHARFQRENLGRYHAAMASTRIGALYGPIVDFVELVGGLVVMGLGTWELTNGRLTLGGLMVFLALLSRLYGPIRSMSGLGNTFYAASAAAERIIELLDQRPQVVEAETPRPLGRAEGAVEFDEVSFHYPDVDRPALSGVSFKVAPGETVALVGASGAGKSTAAKLLLRFYDPAHGWVRLDGIDLRELAITDLRENVAVVLQETLVFHGTIRENVAYGRPQASEAEILAAARAADAHEFISRLPEGYDTMVGQRGRLLSGGQRQRLAIARAMVRDAPVLILDEPTTSLDAESTKRIMEPLHRLMSGRTTIIISHNLLTVRDADQIVLLDQGRVAAHGTHDELLARSPAYARLNQLHQPPEESVEIRP, encoded by the coding sequence ATGACGAGAGAACGGACCGTACGCTCCGCTCTGCACCGGCTCCTCACCGTTGCCGAGGGCCCGGGCGGGCTGGTTGCCGCCGCGCCACCGGTTGCGCTGCGGCAGATCTTCCGGCGGTTCTGGCCCTACACCCGCGGCGGTCGCGGCTGGATGGCGGTCCTGCTGGTCCTGCTGGTGCTCGGTCCAGCCGTCGACGCCGCGGCGCTCTGGTTGTTCAAGATCGTGATCGACGACATGCTCATCCCGCACAACCTGAGCCTGTTCCTGCCGATCGCCGTGGCCTACGCCGTGCTGACCGTGCTCTCCGGAGGGCTCACCGCCGCCAACCGGGTGACCTCCACCTGGGTGAGTGAGCGCTTCCTGGTGTCCCTGCGTTCGGAGGTCTTCCGGCACCTCCAGGGCCTGTCGCTGGGTTTCTTCGAACGGCGACGGCTCGGCGACGTGCTGTCACGCGTCACCGGCGACGTCGACGCCGTCGAGACCTTCCTGCTCTCCGGGATCGTCGGCGCGCTCGGACAGGTCATGCGGCTCGGCATCTTCATCGGCCTGCTCCTCGTGCTGCGCTGGGACCTCACGCTGGCCGCGCTGGTCATCGCACCGCTGTTCTGGGTCACCGCCCGGCGCTTCGCCCGCCTGATCAGGGCCGCCTCGCGCGAGCGCCGCCGACGCAGCGGCTCGATCAGCGCGGTCACCGAGGAGAGCCTCGGCAACATCGCGCTGGTCCAGGCGTACAACCGCCAGGACTGGGAGCATGCCCGCTTCCAGCGCGAGAACCTCGGCCGATACCACGCGGCGATGGCCTCCACCCGGATCGGAGCCCTGTACGGACCGATCGTGGACTTCGTCGAACTGGTCGGCGGCCTGGTGGTGATGGGCCTCGGCACCTGGGAGCTCACCAACGGCCGACTCACGCTCGGTGGACTGATGGTCTTCCTGGCGCTGCTGAGCAGGCTCTACGGCCCGATCCGCAGCATGTCCGGCCTCGGCAACACGTTCTACGCCGCCTCCGCCGCCGCCGAACGGATCATCGAACTGCTCGACCAGCGCCCCCAGGTGGTGGAGGCCGAAACGCCACGGCCGCTCGGACGAGCCGAGGGCGCCGTCGAGTTCGACGAGGTCTCCTTCCACTACCCCGACGTGGACCGGCCCGCGCTGTCGGGCGTGTCGTTCAAGGTGGCGCCGGGGGAGACGGTGGCCCTGGTCGGAGCCAGCGGCGCGGGCAAGTCGACCGCCGCCAAACTGCTGCTGCGCTTCTACGACCCGGCCCACGGGTGGGTGCGGCTCGACGGGATCGACCTGCGCGAGCTGGCCATCACCGACCTGCGGGAGAACGTCGCGGTGGTCCTCCAGGAGACGCTCGTCTTCCACGGCACCATCCGGGAGAACGTCGCCTACGGGCGGCCGCAGGCCAGTGAGGCCGAGATCCTGGCCGCCGCCCGGGCGGCGGACGCCCACGAGTTCATCAGCCGCCTGCCCGAGGGCTACGACACCATGGTCGGCCAGCGCGGCCGACTGCTCTCCGGCGGCCAGCGCCAACGCCTTGCCATCGCCCGCGCGATGGTCCGGGACGCCCCCGTGCTCATCCTCGACGAGCCCACCACGAGCCTCGACGCCGAGTCCACCAAGCGGATCATGGAACCGCTGCACCGGCTGATGTCCGGCCGGACGACGATCATCATCTCGCACAACCTCCTCACTGTCCGTGACGCCGACCAGATCGTCCTGCTCGATCAGGGCCGGGTCGCGGCCCACGGCACCCATGACGAACTCCTCGCCCGCAGCCCCGCCTACGCCCGCCTCAACCAGCTGCACCAGCCACCCGAAGAATCCGTCGAGATCCGCCCCTGA
- a CDS encoding RNA polymerase sigma factor: MAGDPEIAAAFVRRFQSRVFGVAIGVVGDAQLAEDIAQQTFEQAYRHAQVYDPRRGSVRTWLSAIAHNQAIDALRAHKATPVAPADLEDMVETVTDTPERYALTAEAAVELRRAVAALPRDQARAVVMAGIYGMTAQQVADFEKVPLGTAKTRIRAATGKLRASLATRQVDHD, translated from the coding sequence ATGGCCGGCGATCCCGAGATTGCCGCGGCCTTCGTCCGGCGGTTCCAGAGCCGGGTCTTCGGCGTGGCCATCGGTGTGGTCGGCGACGCCCAGCTCGCCGAGGACATCGCCCAGCAGACCTTCGAGCAGGCCTATCGACACGCCCAGGTCTACGACCCGCGCCGAGGCTCCGTACGCACCTGGCTGTCGGCCATCGCACACAACCAGGCGATCGATGCCCTACGCGCCCACAAGGCCACCCCGGTCGCCCCCGCCGACCTGGAGGACATGGTGGAGACCGTCACCGACACGCCGGAGCGGTACGCGCTCACCGCTGAGGCCGCAGTGGAACTGCGCCGTGCGGTCGCCGCGCTGCCGCGCGATCAAGCCCGCGCCGTGGTGATGGCCGGTATCTACGGAATGACCGCTCAGCAGGTCGCCGACTTCGAAAAGGTGCCGCTCGGCACCGCCAAGACCCGCATCAGGGCCGCCACGGGCAAGCTGCGCGCCTCCCTCGCGACCAGACAGGTGGATCATGACTGA
- a CDS encoding FUSC family protein → MPWIDALRSTARTGLHVDHTLTNPKRALRGALAVGLVLFPTLALGGPRMATSAAMGAFIAGTATFQRSFRPRPSLAVAAGIGLGVSTFTGYLAVSVPGLFPVVLALWALLAGLAWAVGPTGGVVAATTVSVMLVVVQLPVSVGTALGHALLCALGGAVQAALIALWPIDSWRAQRDALADAYASLADYARGLREDPTTPVDPEPLMLARHASEVTPWQDRHRPPELRGLRGLAETMRPALTALADPRGGAPDEGPEREWVRELLAAAAETLDALARAIRSGEQLHLPRSAPVLALGGHPGEASAEVLPVEVLPVEVLPVGVLPADGSPCEVPAVSPPLHGPARVAARRLTALLGRAVDILDHAAHHTITAVGSVSTSGTPPRRRVGGALLRPSLFGMVPLVLRAVRRQLRPGSPVLRHAVRLATVVTIAHLIADLAGLHRGYWAPLTAAMVIRPDFGQTFSRGVARLAGTTLGVALTTVVVELLHPGPWWSAGLAVLCIGGAYLTNRTGYAVMTACVSSYVVLLLGLQGGHPLTTAVDRVGLTLLGGAVALLTFALFPTWASTRLGDLLADWIAASGVYCAAVLTVFGEPAAHGAQEVRSALLDSRDARAELRLAVERAEVEPVGQALPTVPAKQLEKARAAVGLLGRAGLLLEAQLPDRDAEPVPGAAPFAAALVDATAVAAGAVREGRAVDFSRLRAAQQAWDRQLRQAAAQAPPESAFADRLDLLRAASRLLLQALADLERALHRGKTAPRLGSPRPATDTAAQPVR, encoded by the coding sequence ATGCCCTGGATCGACGCCCTCCGTAGCACCGCGCGCACTGGGCTGCACGTGGACCACACGCTCACCAACCCCAAGCGCGCGCTGCGTGGTGCGCTCGCCGTGGGCCTGGTGCTCTTCCCGACCCTCGCACTCGGCGGGCCGCGCATGGCCACCTCGGCGGCGATGGGCGCCTTCATCGCCGGGACCGCCACCTTCCAGCGCAGCTTCCGGCCACGTCCCTCGCTGGCCGTGGCGGCGGGGATCGGGCTGGGCGTCAGCACCTTCACCGGGTATCTCGCGGTCTCCGTGCCCGGCCTGTTCCCCGTGGTGCTGGCCCTCTGGGCGCTGCTGGCCGGGCTGGCCTGGGCGGTCGGGCCGACCGGCGGGGTGGTCGCGGCCACCACCGTCTCGGTGATGCTGGTGGTCGTCCAACTGCCCGTCAGCGTCGGCACCGCACTGGGCCACGCGCTGCTCTGCGCGCTCGGCGGCGCGGTGCAGGCCGCGCTGATCGCGCTCTGGCCGATCGACAGTTGGCGGGCCCAACGCGACGCGCTCGCCGACGCCTACGCCTCGCTGGCCGACTACGCGCGCGGGCTGCGCGAGGACCCGACCACGCCGGTCGACCCCGAGCCGCTGATGCTGGCCCGGCACGCCTCCGAGGTCACCCCGTGGCAGGACCGCCACCGGCCGCCCGAGCTGCGCGGACTGCGCGGCCTGGCCGAGACGATGCGGCCCGCGCTGACCGCCCTCGCCGACCCCAGGGGCGGGGCGCCCGATGAGGGACCCGAACGGGAGTGGGTCCGCGAGCTGCTGGCCGCCGCGGCCGAGACGCTGGACGCGCTGGCGCGGGCGATCCGCAGCGGCGAGCAGCTGCACCTGCCGCGCTCGGCGCCGGTGCTCGCCCTCGGCGGGCACCCGGGGGAGGCGTCCGCCGAGGTCCTGCCCGTCGAGGTCCTGCCCGTCGAGGTCCTGCCCGTCGGCGTCCTGCCCGCTGACGGCTCGCCCTGCGAGGTGCCTGCCGTATCCCCGCCGCTGCACGGCCCGGCCCGGGTGGCCGCGCGCAGGCTGACGGCGCTGCTCGGCCGGGCCGTCGACATCCTCGACCACGCCGCTCACCACACCATCACCGCCGTCGGCTCCGTCAGTACCAGCGGCACCCCGCCCCGCCGCCGCGTCGGCGGGGCGCTGCTGCGCCCGTCCCTGTTCGGCATGGTGCCGCTGGTACTGCGCGCGGTCCGGCGCCAGTTGCGTCCCGGCTCGCCCGTGCTGCGGCACGCGGTGCGGCTGGCCACCGTCGTCACCATCGCGCACCTGATCGCCGATCTGGCCGGCCTGCACCGCGGCTACTGGGCCCCGCTGACGGCCGCGATGGTGATCCGGCCCGACTTCGGCCAGACCTTCAGCCGCGGGGTGGCCCGGCTGGCGGGCACCACGCTCGGGGTCGCGCTCACCACGGTGGTGGTCGAACTGCTGCACCCGGGCCCCTGGTGGTCGGCCGGCCTCGCGGTGCTCTGCATCGGCGGCGCGTACCTGACCAACCGGACCGGATACGCGGTGATGACGGCGTGCGTGTCCAGCTACGTGGTGCTGCTGCTCGGACTGCAGGGCGGTCATCCGCTGACCACGGCCGTCGATCGGGTCGGCCTGACGCTGCTCGGCGGCGCCGTCGCGCTGCTCACCTTCGCGCTCTTCCCCACCTGGGCCTCCACGCGGCTCGGGGATCTGCTGGCCGACTGGATCGCCGCCAGCGGGGTGTACTGCGCCGCGGTGCTGACCGTCTTCGGCGAGCCCGCCGCCCATGGCGCGCAGGAGGTGCGCAGCGCGCTGCTGGACTCCCGCGATGCCCGCGCCGAGCTGCGGCTGGCGGTCGAGCGGGCCGAGGTCGAGCCGGTCGGGCAAGCGCTTCCCACCGTGCCGGCCAAGCAGTTGGAGAAGGCCAGGGCGGCGGTCGGGCTGCTCGGCCGGGCGGGTCTGCTGCTGGAGGCCCAGCTGCCGGACCGGGACGCCGAGCCGGTGCCGGGCGCCGCGCCGTTCGCGGCCGCCCTGGTGGACGCCACCGCGGTCGCGGCCGGCGCCGTCCGTGAGGGCAGGGCGGTCGACTTCAGCCGCCTGCGGGCCGCCCAGCAGGCCTGGGACCGCCAGTTGCGGCAGGCGGCGGCCCAGGCGCCGCCGGAGAGCGCCTTCGCGGACCGGCTCGACCTGCTGCGCGCGGCCTCCCGGCTGCTGCTCCAGGCCCTGGCCGACCTGGAGCGCGCCCTGCACCGGGGCAAGACCGCACCCCGGCTCGGCAGCCCCCGCCCGGCCACGGACACGGCGGCGCAGCCGGTCCGCTGA
- a CDS encoding TetR/AcrR family transcriptional regulator, protein MNEAGPGRREQNKRRTHDALVSAAGRLFREQGYEATTVRDIALAAGVGERTFFRYFPSKESLVLQQVKELIPLLVDRIGARPAAEPPLAALREATLALLAQHADAPPLLLLGPRPLSADPTSRGDRFLLFDLEEAIAAAFLARLAPGTGAEAEPDEDLILRAAVLSRAGMSVLRAIRVTYSRLPEPGRASLDLVDFVRRAFTALEQGF, encoded by the coding sequence GTGAACGAGGCAGGACCGGGACGCCGGGAACAGAACAAGCGCCGCACGCACGACGCCCTGGTGAGCGCGGCCGGACGCCTCTTCCGGGAGCAGGGCTACGAGGCCACCACCGTGCGGGACATCGCCCTGGCCGCGGGGGTGGGCGAGCGCACCTTCTTCCGGTACTTCCCGTCCAAGGAGAGCCTGGTCCTGCAGCAGGTCAAGGAGCTCATCCCGCTGCTGGTCGACAGGATCGGGGCCCGCCCGGCGGCCGAGCCGCCGCTGGCCGCGCTGCGCGAGGCGACCCTGGCGCTCCTGGCACAGCACGCGGACGCGCCGCCGCTCCTGCTGCTCGGCCCGCGGCCGCTGAGCGCGGACCCGACCAGCCGCGGCGACCGGTTCCTGCTCTTCGATCTGGAGGAGGCGATCGCCGCCGCCTTCCTGGCCCGCCTGGCCCCTGGCACGGGTGCGGAAGCCGAGCCGGACGAGGACCTGATACTGCGCGCCGCCGTCCTGTCGCGTGCGGGAATGTCCGTGCTGCGCGCGATCCGCGTCACCTACAGCCGGCTGCCCGAGCCGGGGCGCGCCTCGCTCGACCTGGTCGACTTCGTGCGACGGGCTTTCACCGCCCTGGAGCAGGGATTCTGA